The Drosophila bipectinata strain 14024-0381.07 chromosome 2L, DbipHiC1v2, whole genome shotgun sequence genome has a segment encoding these proteins:
- the LOC122321489 gene encoding C-type lectin 37Db-like, translated as MLKLASFILLALIASDVASSEEDPLKEQCAGYCFHAIQPMMDYLTGRQDTKLMQTQAKLEHLEHQLASLPRNEASTKFRPLPTYKVQLPNYVKIGEKSYYIEEREKIGFFDAANLCRQMGGDLVSLQSMNEMKALTEHLSLVDYYWTDINEWGNPNSYEYRSLTTGFEPNFIKWAPGRPNHAFNEHCVVLKNNTMIDKACHEKMYFICQSRD; from the coding sequence ATGTTAAAGCTAGCATCGTTTATTCTATTAGCACTAATAGCCAGTGATGTGGCAAGTTCGGAAGAGGATCCACTCAAAGAGCAATGTGCAGGATACTGCTTCCATGCCATCCAGCCGATGATGGATTACTTGACTGGCCGCCAGGACACCAAACTAATGCAGACTCAGGCCAAACTAGAACATTTGGAGCACCAACTGGCCAGCTTGCCTCGGAACGAGGCATCCACCAAGTTCCGGCCGTTACCCACCTACAAGGTCCAGCTGCCAAACTATGTGAAAATCGGTGAAAAGTCATATTATATTGAGGAACGTGAGAAGATCGGTTTCTTCGATGCGGCCAACCTCTGCCGGCAAATGGGTGGTGATCTAGTGAGCCTCCAAAGTATGAATGAGATGAAGGCGTTGACAGAGCACCTTAGCCTGGTGGATTACTACTGGACGGATATTAACGAGTGGGGCAATCCAAACTCCTACGAGTATCGCTCTCTGACTACCGGATTTgagccaaattttataaaatgggCTCCGGGACGACCCAATCATGCGTTTAATGAGCATTGTGTTGTATTGAAAAACAATACCATGATTGATAAAGCTTGTCatgaaaaaatgtattttatttgtcAATCAAGggattaa